DNA from Aliarcobacter butzleri:
AAATGTACTTTTTAACTGATTTGTCAGATAAAAATTTACTTAGCATAATATGCATAAGAAATTCTCCAATGTCTCCATGTAAAGTAGTATGGGATGTATCAACACCTGTATTAGATATAAATCCAATGCTTTTCAATGCATCGAAATATTTTTGCTTCTTTTGCTTATCAGTGTATTTTGTTTTTGGTGTATAGGTACTAGCCACTTTAAGTACATTTTCAGTATTGAAAATTTTGTTATTGATTTCATTAAATAATAGTTCGTTCATATCAAATAGTTCTTCCCAACTGAAAAACTTCATTCTTATTTTATTTAAATCATCCTCTTTTTTATTATTAATAAAATCTTTCTCATAACCTTCTATCGTCAGCACTCTATAAAATGATTTTTTATCATATGTGTTATTTGACTTTAAGCCCAATTCTTCACAGATAGTATTTATTGTGTATTCAGATACAGATGAATACTGATAATTACTTGTAGTTTCATTATATGAAATATTACATACAGCATACTCAGTTTGCTGTGCATCTCCATCGAAGTAACTAACAACAAAAAAAAGATGATTTTGTGTTCTATTATATCTATTATAAAAATCAGATACATTTTTAATTCTTTCTTCAATAGTGAAATTATAGGTTCCTCTTCTGGAAAATAATTTAAATACTGTATGCTGTATTGTGTAATGTATTAAGACTTTCATCATATACCTTTAATTTATAAACTTGTATCAAATATTATCTTTGTAAATTTAACGTTAAATGAATTGCCACAGGGTAATTATCTGCTCCACTGTTTTTTATGTCAAACATCATATACTTTTGTTATCTAGATACTTAACAAACAATTATAATACTATTTTAAAATAAATATATATGTTCTGAATCTAAATACAGTTGATAATCATATAAAATTGCTTCTTAATTTTAAAATAAATAAGACACTAATATGCCAAAAATTGAACAACCTATATATATTAAAAATCAAAAAAATGACCTATT
Protein-coding regions in this window:
- a CDS encoding HamA C-terminal domain-containing protein, which produces MKVLIHYTIQHTVFKLFSRRGTYNFTIEERIKNVSDFYNRYNRTQNHLFFVVSYFDGDAQQTEYAVCNISYNETTSNYQYSSVSEYTINTICEELGLKSNNTYDKKSFYRVLTIEGYEKDFINNKKEDDLNKIRMKFFSWEELFDMNELLFNEINNKIFNTENVLKVASTYTPKTKYTDKQKKQKYFDALKSIGFISNTGVDTSHTTLHGDIGEFLMHIMLSKFLSDKSVKKYIYPKLVFKTSPKMPVYGNDGTIYIEDTKEIYYLEAKFFSDLDSAVNRAVKSLKAHNEVCEENITHKIELFRNIKTDELNEIIEIDENVTENLVLFLICDDYTDYEDILDVIRKNKKLTKLKKDYNILLFVLPIISKQDYLNSFSVKSNNIWKELNA